In Ignavibacteriales bacterium, the following are encoded in one genomic region:
- a CDS encoding DUF3996 domain-containing protein, whose product MKKIIFATLFILLASTLSFGQTNSFGVGIIVGEPTGLSMKLRLSENTAIDGALGWSFEDKGSLHIHGDFLLHDYSLIHVDEGRLPIYYGIGGRIKLKNENKGNDDDRIGVRVPVGLAYEFSSRKADIFLEIVPILDLTPESQVSFNAALGARYYF is encoded by the coding sequence ATGAAAAAGATAATATTTGCAACACTGTTCATACTCTTAGCTTCTACATTATCTTTTGGGCAAACAAATAGTTTTGGAGTCGGTATTATAGTAGGTGAGCCTACGGGATTAAGTATGAAGTTAAGACTATCTGAAAACACAGCCATCGACGGCGCATTAGGATGGTCTTTTGAGGACAAGGGTTCTTTACATATTCATGGAGATTTCTTACTTCATGATTACAGTCTGATACATGTAGATGAGGGCAGACTCCCTATCTATTATGGTATCGGCGGCAGGATAAAACTTAAAAACGAAAATAAGGGCAATGATGACGATAGGATCGGAGTCAGAGTCCCGGTTGGTCTTGCATACGAGTTTTCCAGCAGAAAGGCAGATATATTTCTCGAAATAGTGCCAATACTGGATCTGACGCCTGAATCACAAGTGTCGTTTAATGCGGCGCTGGGCGCAAGATATTACTTTTAA
- a CDS encoding SBBP repeat-containing protein, whose protein sequence is MTQSKKISFALFLILLALLGASQAGAQVSELWAARYNGTGSSADEISKMVVDGNGNVYITGRSRGTGFNNNFDYLTIKYSSSGDTLWARRYDGGGSGLPTDEARDMVVDSLGNVYVTGFSVGADMTSDYLTIKYDSNGDTSWTRRYSYTTNSNDNGNAIAVDELGYVYVTGTSSGDYLTICYDASGVFQWTARYNGTGNDVDIAKHIIYKNGALYVSGISRNTFNSSISNDYLTIKYSLNGDSLWVSRYNGPGDNYDEPTSMIVDNADNVYLTGFSRNTSSASSSDYLTIKYNQFGDSVWVNRYDGTGSGQDEANDLAIDNSGNVYVTGTSVGASTFSDYATIKYNSTGSQQWITRYHGPFNTSNDYAHSIALSPNGFIYVTGGSNNSSITTTDIVTIKYNMSGDQQWMKSYSGTGNGGDMGYQIEIYNTDFIYVSGNSEGISAGQDYITLKYEKTTSIIYSTGNIPNSFRLYQNYPNPFNPSTKINFDIPEQGNVSLIIYDLLGRETAVLVNQKLDAGSYEYEWNASYLSSGIYFYSIQTGKHRETKKLVLSK, encoded by the coding sequence ATGACACAGAGTAAAAAAATCAGTTTCGCATTATTTCTTATCCTGCTAGCTCTACTCGGAGCAAGTCAAGCCGGCGCACAGGTCAGCGAGCTATGGGCGGCAAGGTATAACGGTACGGGAAGCTCCGCAGATGAGATCAGTAAAATGGTAGTCGATGGGAATGGTAATGTATATATAACCGGAAGGTCCAGAGGAACCGGTTTTAATAATAACTTCGATTATCTAACCATCAAATACAGTTCTTCAGGCGATACTCTCTGGGCAAGAAGATATGATGGAGGCGGAAGTGGTCTGCCGACCGACGAGGCACGCGACATGGTGGTCGACAGTCTTGGGAATGTTTACGTGACGGGATTTAGTGTTGGAGCAGACATGACATCGGATTACCTCACAATAAAATATGATAGCAATGGAGATACATCATGGACAAGAAGATATAGTTATACTACCAATAGTAACGATAACGGAAATGCCATCGCAGTAGATGAGCTGGGATATGTATATGTTACCGGGACAAGCAGCGGTGATTACCTGACAATATGTTATGATGCATCGGGTGTATTTCAATGGACCGCACGATATAATGGAACCGGTAACGATGTTGACATAGCCAAACACATCATATATAAAAACGGCGCTCTTTATGTTTCCGGTATAAGCAGAAATACATTTAACTCATCGATCAGCAATGATTACCTTACTATAAAATATAGCTTAAATGGTGATTCCCTCTGGGTAAGCAGATATAACGGACCGGGCGATAATTATGACGAGCCGACATCGATGATCGTCGATAATGCGGATAACGTTTACTTGACCGGCTTCAGCAGAAACACAAGCTCGGCATCAAGTTCAGACTATCTAACTATAAAATACAACCAATTCGGCGACTCGGTATGGGTTAATAGATATGACGGAACAGGAAGCGGTCAGGATGAAGCTAATGACCTGGCTATAGATAATTCAGGAAATGTATACGTAACCGGAACAAGTGTGGGAGCAAGTACATTTTCGGATTATGCAACAATAAAGTACAACTCAACCGGATCACAGCAGTGGATTACACGATACCATGGTCCCTTTAATACAAGCAATGACTATGCTCACTCGATAGCCTTGAGTCCAAATGGTTTCATATACGTTACCGGAGGAAGCAACAACAGCAGTATAACAACAACCGATATAGTTACTATCAAATATAATATGTCAGGAGATCAACAATGGATGAAAAGTTATAGTGGAACCGGAAATGGCGGCGATATGGGCTACCAGATTGAGATTTATAACACCGATTTTATTTATGTCTCGGGTAATAGTGAAGGAATTTCGGCAGGACAGGATTATATTACCCTAAAATATGAAAAGACCACTAGTATCATATACAGTACTGGAAATATTCCTAACTCATTCAGGCTATATCAAAATTATCCCAACCCTTTTAATCCTTCCACAAAAATAAATTTCGATATCCCCGAACAGGGCAATGTGAGTTTGATAATATATGACCTATTGGGAAGAGAGACTGCAGTTTTAGTAAACCAAAAGCTCGATGCAGGCAGCTATGAATATGAGTGGAATGCTTCATATCTATCAAGCGGGATATATTTCTATTCTATACAGACAGGCAAACACAGAGAAACGAAGAAACTTGTGCTAAGCAAGTAA
- a CDS encoding beta-lactamase family protein, with product MRKIILSLFIALTFSSSAYPQHTESDSLTTTITRLAFQSKVKALIAGVWQGSKELALVTYGESMTGVSVEKNMHFRIGGVTETFQGTLLMMLVDQGKINLDDKISKWLPDILAGDSVTVGMLIKNAGGYKDYVYNDSFIDMVLEDPFREITDEEIISYSVSDGQLNFRPGTNQKYSHTEFTILGEVMEKATGKTMKELYEENIFIPLGLMNTGYMSTPELPLPVLHSFSSDRGVYEDATYWNPSWTGESGALYSNIEDLGKWGPIFGSGKLLSEESLKILMSQYRDLEKPGLYFASGFVVVNGWCVQNPSFNGFSGAFGYQPYGDYTVIVYGTMAEDTEPGNQSFNILKELSKFLTPDKPVNF from the coding sequence ATGAGGAAAATCATTTTATCACTTTTTATAGCACTGACATTTTCATCTTCGGCATATCCTCAACATACAGAAAGTGATTCGCTGACTACAACTATTACACGGCTTGCATTTCAGTCGAAAGTAAAGGCACTGATTGCCGGTGTTTGGCAGGGCAGCAAAGAACTAGCACTTGTAACATATGGTGAATCGATGACGGGTGTATCAGTTGAGAAAAATATGCATTTCCGTATCGGAGGAGTTACGGAGACTTTCCAGGGCACACTACTAATGATGTTAGTCGACCAGGGAAAAATAAACCTAGATGATAAGATCTCCAAATGGCTTCCCGACATCCTCGCAGGCGATTCTGTTACAGTGGGAATGCTGATCAAAAATGCAGGCGGGTATAAAGACTATGTTTATAACGATTCTTTTATTGATATGGTTTTAGAGGATCCCTTTAGAGAGATTACTGATGAAGAGATAATCTCCTACTCTGTTTCAGACGGACAATTAAATTTCCGCCCCGGAACTAATCAGAAATATTCTCATACTGAGTTTACTATACTGGGTGAAGTTATGGAAAAAGCGACAGGCAAAACAATGAAAGAGCTTTATGAAGAGAATATATTTATCCCTCTTGGTTTGATGAATACCGGCTACATGTCAACGCCTGAACTACCTTTACCGGTTCTCCATTCATTCAGTTCCGATAGAGGTGTGTATGAAGACGCCACTTACTGGAATCCTTCCTGGACAGGGGAATCCGGCGCATTATACTCCAATATCGAAGACCTCGGGAAATGGGGTCCTATATTTGGCAGTGGTAAACTCCTTTCAGAAGAATCCCTCAAAATCCTGATGTCACAATACAGAGATCTGGAAAAACCCGGATTATACTTTGCTTCAGGCTTTGTAGTAGTAAATGGATGGTGTGTACAAAATCCTTCTTTTAATGGTTTTAGCGGTGCCTTTGGGTACCAGCCTTACGGAGATTATACTGTAATAGTTTACGGAACAATGGCTGAGGACACAGAGCCCGGAAATCAGTCTTTCAATATCCTAAAGGAATTGTCGAAATTCCTCACTCCTGATAAACCAGTAAATTTTTAA